A window from Lepus europaeus isolate LE1 chromosome 20, mLepTim1.pri, whole genome shotgun sequence encodes these proteins:
- the NOD1 gene encoding nucleotide-binding oligomerization domain-containing protein 1 isoform X2, with protein sequence MEKQGHSEMEIIPSDSHSHIKLLKIHRELLVTHIRNTQCLVDNLLKNDYFSTEDAEIVCACPTQPDKVRKILDLVQSKGEEVSEFFLYVLQQLTDAYVDLRPWLSDVGFVPSPLIQSKAIVNTDPVSRYTQKLRHQLGCDSKFMLCYSKKEEMLLEETYTDTIMELISFNNESLGSLGSPACLLDQSSGVLNEQGETVFVFGDAGVGKSMLLQRLQSLWASGQLDAGVKFFFHFRCRMFSCFKESAMLCLQDLLFKHCCYPEQDPDEVFAFLLRFPHTALFTFDGLDELHSDFDLSRVPDSCCPWEPAHPLVLLANLLSGKLLKGASKLLTARTGVEVPRQLLRKKVLLRGFSPSHLRTYAHRMFPERAARERLLEQLEANPNLCSLCAVPLFCWIIFRCFQHFHATLDGSSQLPDCTVTLTDVFLLVTEVHLNRTQPSSLVQHNTRSPEETFQAGRGSLLALGRAAYGAMAKSLFVFSQEQVQACGVQEEDLQLGFLRAVPELGGEGSQQSYEFFHVTLQAFFTAFFLVVDDEVGTQELLAFFHEWVPPGEVAAASCYPRFLPFWRVGDSGPVRADPFKKKDHFQFTNLFLCGLLSKAKQKLLQHLVPLASLRRKRKALWAHLFASLRTYLKNLPRVQTGGFNQVQAMPTFLWMLRCIYETQSQKVGQLAASGICANYLKLTYCNACSADCSALSFVLHHSRKRLALDLDNNNLNDYGVRELQPCFSCLTVLRLSVNQITDSGVKVLCEELTKYKILTYLGLYNNQITDVGAKYVAKILDECRSLTHVKLGKNKITSEGGKCLALAVKHSSSIIDIGLAFNGITSEGGRSLAQALHCNTSLKIFWLTKNELNDDVAESMAEMLKVNQTLKHLWLIQNQITARGTAQLAEALRQNTGILEICLNGNLMQPEEAEAFAEEKRLICF encoded by the exons ATGGAAAAGCAGGGCCACAGTGAGATGGAAATAATCCCGTCCGATTCTCATTCCCACATCAAGCTGCTGAAAATCCACCGGGAACTTCTGGTCACCCACATCCGTAACACCCAGTGTCTGGTGGACAACTTACTGAAGAACGACTACTTCTCCACGGAAGATGCAGAGATTGTGTGCGCCTGCCCCACGCAGCCCGACAAG GTTCGCAAAATCCTGGACCTGGTGCAGAGCAAGGGCGAGGAGGTGTCGGAGTTCTTCCTGTACGTCTTGCAGCAGCTCACAGATGCTTACGTGGACCTCAGGCCGTGGCTGTCAGACGTGGGCTTCGTCCCTTCCCCGCTCATTCAGAGCAAAGCGATTGTCAACACTGACCCAG TGAGCAGATACACCCAGAAGCTGCGCCACCAGCTGGGCTGTGACTCCAAGTTCATGCTGTGCTACAGCAAGAAGGAGGAGATGCTGCTGGAGGAGACGTACACCGACACCATCATGGAGCTGATCAGCTTCAACAACGAgagcctgggcagcctgggcagccCGGCCTGCCTGCTGGACCAGAGCTCGGGCGTCCTCAACGAGCAGGGCGAGACCGTGTTCGTCTTCGGGGATGCCGGGGTGGGCAAGTCCATGCTGCTGCAGCGGCTGCAGAGCCTGTGGGCCTCGGGCCAGCTGGACGCAGGGGTCAAGTTCTTCTTCCACTTCCGCTGCCGCATGTTCAGCTGCTTCAAGGAGAGCGCCATGCTGTGTCTGCAGGATCTGCTCTTTAAGCACTGCTGCTACCCGGAGCAGGACCCGGATGAGGTGTTCGCCTTCCTGCTGCGCTTTCCCCACACCGCGCTCTTCACCTTCGATGGCCTGGACGAGCTGCACTCGGACTTCGACCTGAGCCGCGTGCCTGACAGCTGCTGCCCCTGGGAGCCCGCACACCCCCTGGTCCTGCTGGCCAACCTGCTCAGCGGGAAGCTGCTCAAGGGTGCCAGCAAGCTGCTCACGGCGCGCACAGGCGTCGAAGTCCCACGCCAGCTCCTGCGGAAGAAGGTGCTGCTCCGGGGCTTCTCGCCCAGCCACCTGCGCACCTATGCCCACAGGATGTTTCCGGAGCGGGCGGCACGGGAGCGCCTGCTGGAGCAGCTTGAGGCCAACCCCAACCTGTGCAGCCTGTGCGCCGTGCCCCTCTTCTGCtggatcatcttccgctgcttccagCACTTCCATGCCACCCTCGATGGCTCCTCGCAGCTGCCGGACTGCACGGTGACCCTGACCGACGTCTTCCTGCTGGTCACCGAGGTGCACCTGAACAGGACACAGCCCAGCAGCCTGGTGCAGCACAACACGCGCAGCCCGGAGGAGACCTTCCAGGCTGGCCGCGGCAGCCTGCTGGCGCTGGGACGGGCAGCCTATGGGGCCATGGCCAAGAGCCTGTTTGTCttcagccaggagcaggtgcaggcctgCGGTGTGCAGGAGGAGGACCTGCAGCTCGGCTTCCTGCGGGCCGTGCCAGAGTTGGGCGGCGAGGGCAGCCAGCAGTCCTACGAGTTCTTCCACGTCACCTTGCAGGCCTTCTTCACTGCCTTCTTTCTCGTGGTGGATGACGAGGTGGGCACGCAGGAGCTGCTTGCCTTCTTCCACGAGTGGGTGCCCCCGGGGGAGGTGGCGGCCGCCTCCTGCTATCCCCGATTCCTCCCTTTCTGGCGCGTGGGGGACAGTGGCCCAGTCAGGGCAGACCCCTTCAAGAAGAAGGATCACTTCCAGTTCACCAACCTCTTCCTGTGCGGGCTGCTGTCCAAAGCCAAGCAGAAACTTCTGCAGCACCTGGTGCCCCTGGCGAGCCTGAGGAGGAAGCGCAAGGCCCTGTGGGCACACCTGTTTGCCAGCCTGCGGACCTACCTGAAGAACCTGCCCCGGGTGCAGACCGGGGGCTTCAACCAGGTGCAGGCCATGCCCACCTTCCTGTGGATGCTGCGCTGCATCTACGAGACGCAGAGCCAGAAGGTGGGGCAGCTGGCGGCCAGCGGCATCTGCGCCAACTACCTCAAGTTGACCTACTGCAATGCCTGCTCGGCTGACTGCAGCGCCCTCTCCTTCGTCCTGCACCACTCCCGCAAACGCCTGGCCCTTGACCTGGACAACAACAACCTCAACGACTACGGCGTGCGGGAGCTGCAGCCCTGCTTCAGCTGCCTCACCGTCCTCAG ACTCAGTGTGAACCAGATCACTGACAGCGGGGTGAAGGTGCTGTGTGAAGAGCTGACCAAGTACAAAATCCTGACATACTTGGG TTTGTACAACAACCAGATCACGGATGTCGGAGCCAAGTACGTCGCCAAGATCCTGGATGAGTGCAGAAGCCTCACGCACGTTAA ActgggaaaaaacaaaataacgAGCGAAGGAGGCAAGTGCCTGGCGCTGGCAGTGAAACACAGCAGCTCCATCATTGATATCGG CCTCGCGTTCAATGGCATCACCTCAGAAGGAGGAAGGAGCCTCGCCCAGGCCCTGCATTGCAACACGTCTCTGAAAATATTTTG GCTGACCAAAAATGAACTCAACGATGACGTGGCAGAGAGCATGGCGGAAATGCTGAAGGTCAACCAGACGCTGAAGCACTTATG GCTCATCCAGAACCAGATCACAGCCAGGGGGACGGCCCAGCTGGCAGAGGCCTTGCGCCAGAACACCGGCATCCTGGAGATCTG CCTGAATGGAAACCTGATGCAGCCCGAGGAGGCAGAAGCCTTTGCAGAGGAGAAGAGGCTCATCTGTTTCTGA
- the NOD1 gene encoding nucleotide-binding oligomerization domain-containing protein 1 isoform X1, with protein sequence MEKQGHSEMEIIPSDSHSHIKLLKIHRELLVTHIRNTQCLVDNLLKNDYFSTEDAEIVCACPTQPDKVRKILDLVQSKGEEVSEFFLYVLQQLTDAYVDLRPWLSDVGFVPSPLIQSKAIVNTDPVSRYTQKLRHQLGCDSKFMLCYSKKEEMLLEETYTDTIMELISFNNESLGSLGSPACLLDQSSGVLNEQGETVFVFGDAGVGKSMLLQRLQSLWASGQLDAGVKFFFHFRCRMFSCFKESAMLCLQDLLFKHCCYPEQDPDEVFAFLLRFPHTALFTFDGLDELHSDFDLSRVPDSCCPWEPAHPLVLLANLLSGKLLKGASKLLTARTGVEVPRQLLRKKVLLRGFSPSHLRTYAHRMFPERAARERLLEQLEANPNLCSLCAVPLFCWIIFRCFQHFHATLDGSSQLPDCTVTLTDVFLLVTEVHLNRTQPSSLVQHNTRSPEETFQAGRGSLLALGRAAYGAMAKSLFVFSQEQVQACGVQEEDLQLGFLRAVPELGGEGSQQSYEFFHVTLQAFFTAFFLVVDDEVGTQELLAFFHEWVPPGEVAAASCYPRFLPFWRVGDSGPVRADPFKKKDHFQFTNLFLCGLLSKAKQKLLQHLVPLASLRRKRKALWAHLFASLRTYLKNLPRVQTGGFNQVQAMPTFLWMLRCIYETQSQKVGQLAASGICANYLKLTYCNACSADCSALSFVLHHSRKRLALDLDNNNLNDYGVRELQPCFSCLTVLRLSVNQITDSGVKVLCEELTKYKILTYLGLYNNQITDVGAKYVAKILDECRSLTHVKLGKNKITSEGGKCLALAVKHSSSIIDIGMWGNQIGDEGAKAFAEALRNHPSLSNLSLAFNGITSEGGRSLAQALHCNTSLKIFWLTKNELNDDVAESMAEMLKVNQTLKHLWLIQNQITARGTAQLAEALRQNTGILEICLNGNLMQPEEAEAFAEEKRLICF encoded by the exons ATGGAAAAGCAGGGCCACAGTGAGATGGAAATAATCCCGTCCGATTCTCATTCCCACATCAAGCTGCTGAAAATCCACCGGGAACTTCTGGTCACCCACATCCGTAACACCCAGTGTCTGGTGGACAACTTACTGAAGAACGACTACTTCTCCACGGAAGATGCAGAGATTGTGTGCGCCTGCCCCACGCAGCCCGACAAG GTTCGCAAAATCCTGGACCTGGTGCAGAGCAAGGGCGAGGAGGTGTCGGAGTTCTTCCTGTACGTCTTGCAGCAGCTCACAGATGCTTACGTGGACCTCAGGCCGTGGCTGTCAGACGTGGGCTTCGTCCCTTCCCCGCTCATTCAGAGCAAAGCGATTGTCAACACTGACCCAG TGAGCAGATACACCCAGAAGCTGCGCCACCAGCTGGGCTGTGACTCCAAGTTCATGCTGTGCTACAGCAAGAAGGAGGAGATGCTGCTGGAGGAGACGTACACCGACACCATCATGGAGCTGATCAGCTTCAACAACGAgagcctgggcagcctgggcagccCGGCCTGCCTGCTGGACCAGAGCTCGGGCGTCCTCAACGAGCAGGGCGAGACCGTGTTCGTCTTCGGGGATGCCGGGGTGGGCAAGTCCATGCTGCTGCAGCGGCTGCAGAGCCTGTGGGCCTCGGGCCAGCTGGACGCAGGGGTCAAGTTCTTCTTCCACTTCCGCTGCCGCATGTTCAGCTGCTTCAAGGAGAGCGCCATGCTGTGTCTGCAGGATCTGCTCTTTAAGCACTGCTGCTACCCGGAGCAGGACCCGGATGAGGTGTTCGCCTTCCTGCTGCGCTTTCCCCACACCGCGCTCTTCACCTTCGATGGCCTGGACGAGCTGCACTCGGACTTCGACCTGAGCCGCGTGCCTGACAGCTGCTGCCCCTGGGAGCCCGCACACCCCCTGGTCCTGCTGGCCAACCTGCTCAGCGGGAAGCTGCTCAAGGGTGCCAGCAAGCTGCTCACGGCGCGCACAGGCGTCGAAGTCCCACGCCAGCTCCTGCGGAAGAAGGTGCTGCTCCGGGGCTTCTCGCCCAGCCACCTGCGCACCTATGCCCACAGGATGTTTCCGGAGCGGGCGGCACGGGAGCGCCTGCTGGAGCAGCTTGAGGCCAACCCCAACCTGTGCAGCCTGTGCGCCGTGCCCCTCTTCTGCtggatcatcttccgctgcttccagCACTTCCATGCCACCCTCGATGGCTCCTCGCAGCTGCCGGACTGCACGGTGACCCTGACCGACGTCTTCCTGCTGGTCACCGAGGTGCACCTGAACAGGACACAGCCCAGCAGCCTGGTGCAGCACAACACGCGCAGCCCGGAGGAGACCTTCCAGGCTGGCCGCGGCAGCCTGCTGGCGCTGGGACGGGCAGCCTATGGGGCCATGGCCAAGAGCCTGTTTGTCttcagccaggagcaggtgcaggcctgCGGTGTGCAGGAGGAGGACCTGCAGCTCGGCTTCCTGCGGGCCGTGCCAGAGTTGGGCGGCGAGGGCAGCCAGCAGTCCTACGAGTTCTTCCACGTCACCTTGCAGGCCTTCTTCACTGCCTTCTTTCTCGTGGTGGATGACGAGGTGGGCACGCAGGAGCTGCTTGCCTTCTTCCACGAGTGGGTGCCCCCGGGGGAGGTGGCGGCCGCCTCCTGCTATCCCCGATTCCTCCCTTTCTGGCGCGTGGGGGACAGTGGCCCAGTCAGGGCAGACCCCTTCAAGAAGAAGGATCACTTCCAGTTCACCAACCTCTTCCTGTGCGGGCTGCTGTCCAAAGCCAAGCAGAAACTTCTGCAGCACCTGGTGCCCCTGGCGAGCCTGAGGAGGAAGCGCAAGGCCCTGTGGGCACACCTGTTTGCCAGCCTGCGGACCTACCTGAAGAACCTGCCCCGGGTGCAGACCGGGGGCTTCAACCAGGTGCAGGCCATGCCCACCTTCCTGTGGATGCTGCGCTGCATCTACGAGACGCAGAGCCAGAAGGTGGGGCAGCTGGCGGCCAGCGGCATCTGCGCCAACTACCTCAAGTTGACCTACTGCAATGCCTGCTCGGCTGACTGCAGCGCCCTCTCCTTCGTCCTGCACCACTCCCGCAAACGCCTGGCCCTTGACCTGGACAACAACAACCTCAACGACTACGGCGTGCGGGAGCTGCAGCCCTGCTTCAGCTGCCTCACCGTCCTCAG ACTCAGTGTGAACCAGATCACTGACAGCGGGGTGAAGGTGCTGTGTGAAGAGCTGACCAAGTACAAAATCCTGACATACTTGGG TTTGTACAACAACCAGATCACGGATGTCGGAGCCAAGTACGTCGCCAAGATCCTGGATGAGTGCAGAAGCCTCACGCACGTTAA ActgggaaaaaacaaaataacgAGCGAAGGAGGCAAGTGCCTGGCGCTGGCAGTGAAACACAGCAGCTCCATCATTGATATCGG CATGTGGGGCAATCAGATCGGGGATGAAGGTGCCAAAGCCTTCGCGGAGGCCCTGAGGAACCACCCCAGCCTGAGCAACTTGAG CCTCGCGTTCAATGGCATCACCTCAGAAGGAGGAAGGAGCCTCGCCCAGGCCCTGCATTGCAACACGTCTCTGAAAATATTTTG GCTGACCAAAAATGAACTCAACGATGACGTGGCAGAGAGCATGGCGGAAATGCTGAAGGTCAACCAGACGCTGAAGCACTTATG GCTCATCCAGAACCAGATCACAGCCAGGGGGACGGCCCAGCTGGCAGAGGCCTTGCGCCAGAACACCGGCATCCTGGAGATCTG CCTGAATGGAAACCTGATGCAGCCCGAGGAGGCAGAAGCCTTTGCAGAGGAGAAGAGGCTCATCTGTTTCTGA